A window of the Desulfovibrio sp. UIB00 genome harbors these coding sequences:
- a CDS encoding YchJ family protein, with product MSQLCPCGSGQSLDQCCGPHIEGASWPQNAESLMRSRYSAYVLGRHQWLVETTHPDYRENVDADKLAEQTKDITWLRLDIAATENDVPAGEHGELFDVVEFYAYYELEGIPRQLGERSFFQRKDDKIYYVDGVALRPDAYRRQEPKVGRNDPCPCGSGKKYKKCCGASKS from the coding sequence ATGTCTCAACTTTGCCCCTGCGGCAGCGGCCAGTCTCTGGACCAATGCTGCGGCCCCCATATTGAAGGCGCGTCCTGGCCCCAGAACGCAGAAAGCCTCATGCGTTCGCGGTATTCGGCCTATGTGCTTGGCCGTCATCAGTGGCTTGTGGAAACCACGCATCCCGACTACCGGGAAAATGTGGACGCCGACAAACTGGCCGAGCAGACCAAGGATATCACCTGGCTGCGTCTTGATATTGCCGCGACAGAAAACGATGTTCCCGCCGGAGAACACGGCGAGCTTTTTGATGTTGTTGAATTTTATGCCTATTATGAACTGGAGGGCATCCCCCGCCAGTTGGGCGAGCGCAGCTTTTTTCAGCGCAAGGACGACAAGATTTATTATGTGGACGGCGTGGCCCTGCGGCCTGACGCTTACCGCAGGCAGGAACCCAAGGTGGGTCGTAATGATCCCTGCCCCTGCGGCAGCGGCAAAAAATACAAGAAATGCTGCGGGGCTTCCAAATCCTGA
- a CDS encoding sulfite exporter TauE/SafE family protein: protein MEWLYILMPISGVFIFWPGLVILGLGVGIIGGFFGMGGAWMVTPGLNILGFPMAFAIGTDVAQMAGKSLISTMRHGKFGNVDYGLGLTMLFGTIVGVEVGAQMVMWLERLGSVDKVVRWLYVVLLVLLAWLVFHDIAARRRKEREAKAQNKELDHAATGVDWASRLHAIKIPPVFHFKQANITCSAWLPIFVSFFTGWLAGILGIGGGLIRMPALVYLVGCPTHLAVGTDLFEVAISGLYGTASYAYKGRVELLAALIMLCGAAIGAQIGVVATKYVKGYGIRFVFGLAVIGCLISVVCKLVEAEFPAWGWLLGPAATIDVLGFVSAISLYITVKMVQGAKAEIAAKKNQPAAN from the coding sequence ATGGAATGGTTGTATATTTTGATGCCCATTTCCGGCGTGTTCATTTTCTGGCCGGGCCTTGTCATTCTTGGTTTGGGCGTTGGCATTATCGGCGGCTTTTTCGGCATGGGCGGCGCCTGGATGGTTACCCCAGGTCTGAACATTCTTGGTTTCCCCATGGCCTTCGCCATTGGTACCGACGTGGCGCAGATGGCGGGTAAATCGCTTATCTCCACCATGCGGCACGGCAAGTTCGGCAACGTTGACTACGGCTTGGGCCTGACCATGCTGTTTGGTACCATCGTGGGCGTGGAAGTTGGCGCGCAGATGGTCATGTGGCTGGAACGCCTTGGTTCCGTCGACAAGGTTGTGCGCTGGTTGTACGTTGTCCTGCTTGTGCTGCTGGCATGGCTTGTATTTCACGATATCGCCGCTCGCCGCAGAAAGGAACGCGAAGCCAAGGCCCAGAACAAGGAACTTGATCACGCGGCAACTGGCGTTGACTGGGCCTCCCGCCTGCACGCCATCAAGATTCCGCCTGTGTTCCACTTCAAGCAGGCCAACATCACCTGCTCCGCATGGCTGCCCATCTTCGTCAGCTTCTTCACCGGCTGGCTGGCTGGTATCCTCGGCATCGGCGGCGGTCTTATCCGCATGCCCGCCCTGGTGTATCTTGTCGGCTGCCCCACCCATCTGGCGGTGGGTACGGACCTCTTTGAAGTCGCCATCTCCGGTCTCTACGGCACGGCTTCGTACGCATACAAGGGCCGCGTGGAACTGCTTGCCGCTCTCATCATGCTGTGCGGCGCGGCCATCGGCGCGCAGATCGGCGTTGTCGCCACCAAGTATGTAAAGGGTTACGGCATCCGCTTCGTGTTCGGCCTGGCCGTTATCGGCTGCCTCATCTCGGTTGTGTGCAAGCTGGTTGAAGCTGAATTCCCGGCATGGGGCTGGCTGCTTGGCCCGGCTGCTACGATCGACGTGCTCGGCTTCGTGTCGGCTATCTCCCTTTACATAACCGTCAAGATGGTACAGGGCGCCAAGGCGGAAATTGCCGCCAAGAAGAACCAGCCCGCGGCCAACTAG
- a CDS encoding DUF4881 domain-containing protein: MKIRNLMLMLAMAFSVALLTGCNFDGGVEQGRCVAFDATAKTLTIVVDVTHDQFNPHYSGGTHTFKLPVESKDMGPTPSVGGRLMIDLVKNTVLIYDQKTNSVRELAVQFTDVEKNVGSDHPKVKGKTFPIIDKDQQTVTVYSGRQKSLITFKIPAEAQDYPAYVWTAGDEMRIAYRNADKAQSMRIMNVSKTNIFKK; this comes from the coding sequence ATGAAGATTCGTAACCTGATGCTTATGCTGGCGATGGCCTTCTCTGTTGCACTGCTCACCGGCTGCAACTTCGACGGAGGCGTGGAACAGGGACGCTGCGTGGCCTTTGATGCCACAGCCAAAACCCTCACCATTGTGGTGGACGTGACGCACGATCAGTTTAACCCGCACTACAGCGGCGGCACGCATACCTTCAAGCTGCCTGTGGAATCCAAAGACATGGGCCCGACCCCCAGCGTGGGTGGCCGCCTGATGATCGATCTGGTCAAGAACACCGTGCTTATCTATGACCAGAAGACCAACAGCGTGCGCGAACTGGCCGTGCAGTTCACCGATGTGGAAAAGAACGTCGGCTCCGACCATCCCAAGGTCAAGGGCAAGACCTTCCCCATTATCGACAAGGATCAGCAGACCGTCACCGTGTACTCTGGACGCCAGAAGTCTTTGATCACCTTCAAGATTCCTGCTGAAGCCCAGGATTACCCGGCCTATGTATGGACCGCTGGCGACGAAATGCGCATTGCCTACCGCAACGCCGACAAGGCCCAGTCCATGCGCATCATGAACGTGTCCAAGACCAACATCTTCAAGAAGTAA